The proteins below are encoded in one region of Carettochelys insculpta isolate YL-2023 chromosome 32, ASM3395843v1, whole genome shotgun sequence:
- the LOC142004858 gene encoding olfactory receptor 5V1-like yields MEEANGRNQTPIIQFILLGFGNVRELQPLLFLLFLVFYIVTVVGNTLIIILVVIDHHLHIPMYYLLGNLSTLETCYTSTILPRLLVSLATGDRTISFKGCIVQLYCFGVMSATECLLLTAMSYDRYVAICNPLRYAALMNGRVCAKLVAGSWISSLVGCGIVHVFLSHLTFCESNEIDHYFCDFSPLINLSCDNTQILQLVTFIISAIGTLVPCLLTLTSYICIIVTILRIPSSTGRKKAFSTCSSHLIVVTVFYGTLITIYVVPTANSPKVLNKVFSVFYTVLTPMINPVIYSLRNKEVNESLRKILGKTMSLEEW; encoded by the coding sequence TCAAACACCTATCATACAGTTCATCCTTTTAGGATTTGGAAATGTCCGTGAACTtcagcccctcctcttcctcctcttcctggtGTTCTACATCGTGACTGTAGTCGGCAACACCCTCATCATTATTCTAGTTGTGATTGATCATCATCTTCACATCCCCATGTATTACTTGTTGGGGAACTTGTCCACCTTAGAGACCTGTTACACCTCCACCATTCTTCCTAGGCTGCTAGTCAGTCTTGCGACGGGGGACAGAACCATTTCCTTCAAGGGCTGCATTGTGCAATTATATTGCTTTGGTGTAATGTCAGCAACAGAGTGCTTGTTGCTCACGGCGATGTCTTACGATCGGTATGTAGCGATATGCAATCCCCTGCGGTACGCTGCCTTGATGAATGGCCGGGTTTGCGCCAAGCtagtggcagggtcctggatCAGTAGTTTAGTGGGCTGTGGCATCGTACATGTTTTCTTATCCCATTTAACGTTCTGTGAGTCCAATGAAATTGACCATTACTTTTGTGACTTTTCACCCTTGATAAATCTGTCCTGCGACAACACGCAGATTCTGCAACTGGTGACATTTATTATCTCTGCCATAGGGACGCTTGTGCCCTGCCTACTGACTCTGACATCCTATATTTGCATCATCGTCACCATCCTGAGAATCCCTTCCTCCACCGGGAGGAAAAAGGCTTTTTCCACCTGCTCTTCTCACCTCATTGTGGTGACTGTTTTTTACGGAACCCTTATTACTATTtatgtggttccaacagccaaCAGTCCTAAAGTCCTAAACAAAGTATTCTCCGTCTTCTACACAGTCCTGACTCCCATGATCAACCCAGTCATTTACAGCCTGAGAAACAAGGAGGTCAATGAGTCCCTTAGAAAA